The following proteins are co-located in the Dehalococcoidia bacterium genome:
- a CDS encoding TatD family hydrolase, translated as MNAQQGASLIDAHAHIQARQFDADRQEMLTRARAAGVGAIVCSADDEASSRAAVALAEAQPDVWATVGVHPHEAKRANAGTFARLAELARHPRVVAIGEIGLDYHYDHSPRDVQRAVFETQLGLAASLGLPVVIHSREAAEDTFAVLSAWRRGANVAAAPAGLLHCFAYDTEWAGRFLELGFSLSLPGTVTYPKAESSQLVAAMLPDERFTVETDCPSLAPQSRRGRRNEPAYLPETVAKIAALRGVDAAALGARAAENARQLFRLPAAATTAAAKGTT; from the coding sequence GTGAACGCGCAGCAAGGCGCCTCCCTGATCGACGCGCATGCGCACATCCAGGCCCGGCAGTTCGACGCCGACCGCCAGGAGATGCTTACTCGCGCCCGCGCCGCCGGCGTCGGCGCGATCGTCTGCTCCGCAGACGACGAGGCCTCGAGCCGTGCCGCCGTGGCACTGGCGGAGGCCCAGCCGGATGTGTGGGCGACGGTCGGCGTCCATCCGCACGAGGCGAAGCGTGCAAATGCCGGCACGTTCGCGCGGCTGGCGGAGCTCGCCCGGCATCCGCGCGTCGTGGCGATCGGCGAGATTGGGCTGGATTACCATTACGACCACTCGCCGCGTGACGTGCAACGCGCCGTCTTTGAGACGCAACTTGGGCTGGCGGCCTCTCTCGGCCTGCCCGTGGTGATCCACTCGCGCGAGGCGGCCGAGGATACGTTTGCCGTGCTGTCCGCGTGGCGGCGCGGCGCGAACGTGGCCGCGGCGCCTGCTGGGCTCCTGCACTGCTTTGCCTACGATACGGAATGGGCCGGGCGCTTTCTGGAGCTGGGTTTCTCTCTCTCGCTTCCGGGAACGGTCACATATCCGAAGGCCGAATCGTCTCAACTCGTGGCAGCGATGCTGCCCGACGAACGCTTCACCGTCGAAACGGATTGCCCGTCCCTGGCGCCGCAGTCGCGCCGCGGCCGGCGCAATGAGCCGGCCTATCTGCCGGAGACCGTGGCGAAGATCGCCGCCCTGCGGGGGGTGGACGCGGCCGCACTGGGCGCACGGGCTGCGGAGAACGCGAGACAGCTGTTCCGGCTGCCCGCAGCGGCGACCACCGCTGCGGCGAAGGGGACGACGTGA
- the metG gene encoding methionine--tRNA ligase: MTETILVAVAWPYANGPVHQGQFGGAYLPADIFARYHRTAGNRVLMVSGSDMHGTPITVRAEREGRSPEAVAEEFHASFLDTWQRMGISFDLFTSTGTANHARVSQDVFLRLLEQGYLYEQEQELFYCETDRRFLLDRYVEGICPFCGYEPARGDQCDNCGRPQDPLKLINPRCKFCGNVPVVRNSKHMFLRLSAFQDRLRAWLDDGVKETYWRKNVLNFSLGMLNEGLHDNAITRDLDWGVRVPLEGWEQKRIYVWFEAVIGYLSAAREWAQIQGAPDAWKDWWEDPAAKTYYFIGKDNIWFHATIWPAMLMGHGGLNLPYDVPANQYINISGRKSSTSQNWAVWVPDYLTRYDPDPLRYYLSAAMPETSDTDFTWAEFLRRNNDELVATWGNLVNRVLTQFPRHFEGRVPRPDALDGRAGALIERCQQTLETAGRELAACRFRAGIGAGMELAREANRFLDETAPWKAIREDRQAAANALYAALSVIATLRTALYPYLPFSAEKLNRLLGETRPVRELGWGLTVPEPERPLPPPEPLFRKLDPSIVDEEEARLGT, encoded by the coding sequence GTGACCGAGACGATCCTCGTCGCCGTCGCCTGGCCATACGCCAACGGGCCGGTCCACCAGGGCCAGTTCGGCGGTGCCTATCTGCCGGCCGACATCTTCGCTCGCTACCACCGCACGGCCGGCAACCGGGTGCTGATGGTCTCGGGCAGCGACATGCACGGCACGCCGATCACGGTCCGCGCCGAGCGCGAGGGGCGCTCGCCCGAGGCCGTCGCCGAGGAGTTCCACGCCTCGTTCCTGGACACCTGGCAGCGGATGGGCATCTCCTTCGACCTGTTCACCAGCACCGGCACGGCGAACCACGCCCGCGTCAGCCAGGACGTCTTCCTGCGCCTGCTGGAACAGGGCTACCTCTACGAGCAGGAGCAGGAGCTGTTCTACTGCGAGACGGACCGGCGCTTTTTGCTCGACCGTTACGTGGAGGGCATCTGCCCCTTCTGCGGCTACGAGCCGGCGCGCGGCGACCAGTGCGACAACTGCGGCCGGCCGCAGGACCCGCTCAAGCTGATCAATCCGCGCTGCAAGTTCTGCGGCAACGTGCCGGTGGTGCGCAATTCGAAGCACATGTTCCTGCGCCTCTCCGCCTTTCAGGATCGCCTCCGCGCCTGGCTGGACGACGGCGTGAAGGAGACCTACTGGCGCAAGAACGTGCTGAACTTCTCGCTCGGCATGCTGAACGAGGGGCTGCACGACAACGCGATCACACGCGATCTTGACTGGGGAGTGCGCGTGCCGCTGGAGGGGTGGGAGCAGAAGCGCATCTACGTCTGGTTCGAGGCGGTGATCGGCTATCTTTCCGCCGCCAGGGAGTGGGCGCAGATCCAGGGCGCACCCGACGCCTGGAAGGACTGGTGGGAAGACCCGGCGGCGAAGACCTATTACTTCATCGGCAAGGACAACATCTGGTTTCACGCCACGATCTGGCCGGCGATGCTGATGGGCCACGGCGGCCTGAACCTGCCGTACGATGTGCCGGCCAACCAGTACATCAATATCAGCGGCCGCAAGTCGTCGACCAGCCAGAACTGGGCGGTGTGGGTGCCGGACTACCTCACCCGCTACGACCCGGACCCGCTGCGTTACTATCTCTCGGCGGCGATGCCGGAGACCTCTGACACCGATTTCACCTGGGCCGAGTTCCTTCGCCGCAACAACGACGAGCTGGTGGCGACCTGGGGCAACCTAGTGAACCGCGTGCTGACGCAGTTCCCGCGCCACTTCGAAGGGCGCGTGCCGCGACCGGACGCGCTCGACGGCCGCGCCGGCGCCCTGATCGAACGCTGCCAGCAGACGCTCGAAACCGCGGGGCGTGAGCTGGCGGCCTGCCGCTTCCGCGCCGGCATCGGCGCGGGCATGGAGCTGGCGCGCGAGGCGAACCGCTTCCTGGACGAGACCGCGCCCTGGAAGGCGATTCGGGAAGACCGCCAGGCGGCGGCAAACGCGCTGTACGCCGCGCTCAGCGTGATCGCTACGCTGCGCACGGCCCTCTATCCCTACCTGCCCTTCTCCGCTGAGAAACTGAACCGGCTACTGGGCGAGACGCGGCCCGTGCGGGAACTGGGCTGGGGGCTGACCGTTCCCGAGCCGGAGCGGCCGCTGCCGCCCCCCGAGCCGCTCTTCCGCAAGCTCGACCCATCGATCGTCGACGAGGAGGAGGCGCGGCTGGGCACGTGA
- a CDS encoding MFS transporter: MVRAEPSPRLTANLRFRRFWAGRLFANTAQNAILLALLVTVVNRTGSTIHSSLLVLSFIVPAAALGVIGGVAVDHLPRRGVIVCSCLLRALLCVGFLRSNESVWMIYGVNLALSAVTQFSGPAESAVVPQLVPQEQIASATALLNIGIILAQIAGTVILAPLFLKTVGPDPLFVLTIVLFLAAAFSYARMPRLARPPKGWMREHAEPRYRGLRASAGESWRLLRSNRSVFLAGVQNTLVTTTIVVLVSVLPNYTRQVLHLSAENAVFVFAPAALGVAAGNWLVPKLARGRGKSLLGGIGFALFLLCLIGLGLGDPLVHAMKHRGVFGPLGHAAPGFFYSTAAFSALMAAPLGFTYAVVLVAARLITYEHVPAHMQGRIFAFQGVLSSLASIVPLLLVGAASALFGPRVVLVLVAAANLIAFFYARATLPRGRAARGEAPLPVAPSAARH; encoded by the coding sequence ATGGTTCGCGCCGAGCCCAGCCCACGCCTCACCGCAAACCTCCGCTTTCGACGCTTCTGGGCGGGGCGGCTGTTCGCCAACACGGCGCAAAACGCGATCCTGCTGGCTCTGCTCGTCACCGTCGTCAACCGCACCGGCTCGACGATCCACAGCTCGCTGCTCGTGCTGAGCTTCATTGTGCCGGCGGCGGCGCTGGGCGTGATCGGTGGAGTGGCCGTAGATCACCTGCCCCGCCGCGGCGTAATCGTGTGCAGTTGCCTGCTGCGGGCGCTGCTCTGCGTCGGCTTCCTGCGCTCGAATGAAAGCGTCTGGATGATCTACGGCGTTAATCTCGCGCTCTCGGCCGTGACGCAGTTCTCCGGCCCGGCCGAATCGGCGGTGGTGCCGCAGCTCGTGCCGCAGGAGCAGATCGCTTCGGCCACGGCGCTGCTCAACATCGGCATCATCCTGGCGCAGATCGCGGGCACGGTCATCCTGGCGCCGCTCTTCCTGAAGACCGTCGGTCCCGATCCGTTGTTCGTGCTCACGATCGTGCTCTTTCTCGCCGCCGCCTTCAGCTATGCCCGCATGCCGCGCCTGGCCCGGCCGCCGAAGGGCTGGATGCGCGAACACGCCGAGCCGCGCTACCGCGGCCTGCGCGCGTCCGCCGGCGAAAGCTGGCGGCTGCTGCGGTCCAATCGCTCGGTCTTCCTTGCCGGCGTGCAAAACACCCTGGTGACGACCACCATCGTGGTGCTCGTCTCGGTGTTGCCGAACTACACCCGCCAGGTATTGCACCTCTCGGCGGAGAACGCCGTCTTTGTCTTCGCGCCGGCCGCGCTGGGCGTGGCCGCCGGCAACTGGCTGGTGCCGAAGCTGGCGCGGGGCCGCGGCAAGAGCCTGCTCGGCGGCATCGGCTTCGCGCTGTTCCTGCTTTGCCTGATCGGCCTCGGACTCGGCGATCCGCTGGTGCACGCGATGAAGCATCGCGGCGTGTTCGGGCCGCTGGGTCACGCCGCGCCGGGCTTCTTCTACTCGACCGCGGCCTTCTCTGCCCTGATGGCCGCGCCGCTCGGCTTCACCTACGCGGTCGTGCTCGTCGCGGCACGGCTGATCACCTACGAGCACGTGCCCGCGCACATGCAGGGACGCATCTTCGCCTTCCAGGGCGTGCTCAGCAGCCTTGCCTCGATCGTGCCGCTGCTGCTCGTCGGGGCCGCCAGCGCCCTCTTCGGTCCGAGGGTCGTCCTCGTACTGGTGGCCGCGGCCAACCTCATCGCCTTCTTCTACGCGCGTGCGACCCTGCCGCGCGGGCGCGCGGCGCGTGGGGAAGCGCCGCTGCCCGTGGCGCCGTCGGCGGCACGACACTGA